From Nicotiana tabacum cultivar K326 chromosome 22, ASM71507v2, whole genome shotgun sequence, one genomic window encodes:
- the LOC107797519 gene encoding nuclear transcription factor Y subunit C-1 — MDNNPHQSPTAAAAAAAQSAPYPQQTPYHHLLQQQQQQLQMFWTYQRQEIEQANDFKNHQLPLARIKKIMKADEDVRMISAEAPILFAKACELFILELTIRSWLHAEENKRRTLQKNDIAAAITRTDIFDFLVDIVPRDEIKDESGVVGLGPGMVGSTASGVPYYYPPLGQPAPPGGVMMGRPAAMAGVDPAAFYSQPPSQAWQSVWQTAEDNSYASGGSSGQGNLDGQT, encoded by the exons ATGGACAACAACCCTCACCAATCGCCGACAGCTGCTGCGGCGGCGGCGGCTCAGTCGGCACCATATCCACAGCAAAcaccataccaccacctcctccaacaacaacagcaacagctCCAAATGTTTTGGACTTACCAACGCCAAGAAATCGAACAAGCAAACGATTTCAAAAACCACCAACTTCCCCTCGCCCGCATtaaaaaaatcatgaaagccgacgaAGACGTACGCATGATCTCCGCCGAAGCTCCAATTCTCTTCGCCAAAGCGTGTGAACTCTTCATTCTCGAACTCACGATTCGTTCGTGGCTTCACGCCGAGGAAAACAAGCGCCGAACTTTACAGAAGAATGATATCGCTGCGGCGATTACTCGTACCGATATATTTGATTTCCTCGTCGACATTGTACCTAGGGATGAGATTAAGGACGAGAGCGGCGTTGTTGGGCTTGGGCCGGGAATGGTGGGCTCTACTGCTAGTGGTGTGCCGTATTATTATCCTCCATTGGGCCAGCCTGCTCCTCCTGGTGGAGTGATGATGGGTAGGCCTGCTGCTATGGCTGGGGTTGATCCGGCGGCCTTTTATTCCCAGCCGCCGTCGCAGGCGTGGCAATCTGTGTGGCAGACAGCAGAGGATAATTCATATGCTAGTGGTGGAAGCAGTGGACAGGGTAACCTTGACGGTCAAAC TTAA